A region from the Pararge aegeria chromosome Z, ilParAegt1.1, whole genome shotgun sequence genome encodes:
- the LOC120636308 gene encoding uncharacterized protein LOC120636308 has translation MYAKLALVALMIAAVVAVPTPGGGGHKHVTIHVPYKIHTIHHHHVSKVPYPVHVPVVKEVQVIKEVPVVKHVPVPVIQHVPFPVIKKVEVEKQVFVPIHHHEEEHHHGWESEALSHGWH, from the exons ATGTACGCGAAACTCGCT CTGGTTGCCCTCATGATTGCTGCAGTGGTAGCAGTACCTACTCCTGGAGGCGGTGGACA cAAACACGTGACCATCCACGTACCGTACAAGATCCACACCATCCACCACCACCACGTATCTAAAGTTCCTTACCCGGTTCACGTACCCGTTGTGAAAGAGGTGCAGGTCATCAAAGAAGTTCCTGTTGTGAAACATGTACCTGTTCCCGTGATCCAGCACGTACCGTTCCCGGTAATCAAGAAGGTGGAGGTGGAGAAGCAAGTGTTTGTACCCATCCACCACCATGAGGAAGAACATCATCATGGGTGGGAGAGCGAGGCGCTGTCGCACGGCTGGCACTGA